CGATGCCGACTGGACCGCGGTCACGCACGCGGACATCCGCCGCTACACGGCAAGGCTGCACGCCGGCGGGCAGCAACCCCGGTCGATCGCCCGCAAGCTGTCGGGCTGGCGCAGTTTTTTCGGCTGGCTGGCCGAACACACCGCGCTGCCGGCCAACCCGGTCGAGGGCGTGCGCGCGCCGAAACGCACCAAACCGCTACCGAAGGCGCTGTCCGTCGACCACGCCGTGCAACTGGTGGCAACGCCGGCGCGCACGGCCGCCACGCCTACCCCGGCGGAACTGTGCAACAGCGCCATGTTCGAGCTGCTGTATTCCAGCGGCCTGCGGGTTTCCGAACTGTGCGGCCTCGACCTGCATTTTCACAAGGCGCAGGACGGCCTGGAGGCTTCGAGCGGCTGGCTGGAGCGCGATAACGCCGAGGTCGTCGTCACCGGCAAGGGCAACAAGATGCGCCGGGTGCCCGTCGGCCAGGCCGCGCTGGCGGCGATCGCGGCCTGGCTGCAGGCGCGCCCCGCCCCGGCCGACGGCAGCGGCGCATTGTTTGTAAGCGAACGCGGCGGAAGGATGTCGCCGCGCGTCGTGCAGATGCGGCTGAAACGGCATGCGATCGCCACCGGCGCGCCGGTGCACGTGCATCCGCACATGCTGCGGCACTCGTTCGCATCCCACGTGCTGCAATCGTCCGG
Above is a window of Pseudoduganella dura DNA encoding:
- the xerC gene encoding tyrosine recombinase XerC; the encoded protein is MTDAHGKAGPGAGWVDAWLRHLATQRKLSPRTVEAYGRDLAELAALSGDADWTAVTHADIRRYTARLHAGGQQPRSIARKLSGWRSFFGWLAEHTALPANPVEGVRAPKRTKPLPKALSVDHAVQLVATPARTAATPTPAELCNSAMFELLYSSGLRVSELCGLDLHFHKAQDGLEASSGWLERDNAEVVVTGKGNKMRRVPVGQAALAAIAAWLQARPAPADGSGALFVSERGGRMSPRVVQMRLKRHAIATGAPVHVHPHMLRHSFASHVLQSSGDLRAVQEMLGHASITSTQVYTALDFQHLAEVYDRTHPRAKTGKGTS